One window from the genome of Helicobacter pylori encodes:
- the putP gene encoding sodium/proline symporter PutP codes for MGHVVLSTPIVTMFVVYSLLMLYIGFYFYKQNETTEDYFLGDRSMGPIISALSAGASDMSGWLLMGLPGALYVGGLINSHIAIGLSLGALINWVFVAKRLRIYTSVIANSITISDYFETRFSDDRHILRLISAFVILIFFIFYISSGLVSGAKLFEATFGIQYTYALSIGTLIIVSYTFLGGYKAVCWTDLIQGLLMMSALIVVPVVMIIHLGGIGEGIKIIREIKPENLSFLQGSSMVAIISSLAWGLGYFGQPHILVRFMSIRSIKDVPKATTIGISWMVISLIGACAMGLLGVAYVHKFDLSLEDPEKIFIVMSQLLFNPWITGILLSAILAAVMSTASSQLLVSSSTIAEDFYATIFNKDAPQKLVMVISRLSVLGVACIAFFISTDRNASILSIVSYAWAGFGASFGSVILFSLFWSRMTRIGAIAGMLSGASTVILYDKFGKSFLDIYEIVPGFIVASIAIVVFSLFSSVRAGTKEAFETMLKEIESLRH; via the coding sequence ATGGGACATGTTGTTTTAAGCACCCCTATTGTTACGATGTTTGTCGTTTATTCGCTGTTAATGCTCTATATTGGTTTTTATTTTTACAAACAAAACGAAACGACTGAAGATTATTTCTTAGGCGATCGTTCTATGGGCCCTATCATTAGCGCTTTGAGCGCGGGAGCGAGCGACATGAGCGGGTGGCTTCTAATGGGATTACCCGGAGCTTTATATGTGGGGGGCTTAATCAATTCACACATCGCCATAGGGTTGAGTTTGGGCGCGCTCATTAACTGGGTTTTTGTGGCTAAACGCTTACGCATTTATACGAGCGTGATCGCTAATTCCATCACCATTTCAGATTATTTTGAAACGCGCTTTAGCGATGACAGACACATTTTGCGCTTGATTTCAGCTTTTGTGATTTTGATCTTTTTTATTTTTTACATTTCTTCAGGGTTGGTGAGTGGGGCTAAACTCTTTGAAGCGACCTTTGGCATTCAATACACCTACGCTTTAAGCATTGGCACGCTGATTATTGTCTCTTACACCTTTTTAGGGGGGTATAAGGCGGTGTGTTGGACGGATTTGATTCAAGGGCTTTTGATGATGAGCGCTTTAATCGTGGTTCCAGTCGTTATGATAATCCATCTTGGAGGGATTGGAGAAGGGATTAAAATCATTAGAGAAATCAAGCCTGAAAACCTTTCTTTCTTGCAAGGCTCTAGCATGGTCGCCATTATTTCAAGCCTTGCTTGGGGGTTAGGCTATTTTGGGCAACCCCATATTTTAGTGCGTTTCATGTCTATCCGCTCCATTAAAGATGTCCCTAAAGCGACCACTATTGGGATTTCTTGGATGGTTATTTCTTTGATTGGGGCATGCGCTATGGGGCTTTTAGGCGTTGCGTATGTGCATAAATTTGATTTGAGTTTAGAAGACCCTGAAAAGATTTTCATTGTGATGAGTCAATTGCTCTTTAACCCTTGGATCACAGGCATTTTATTGAGCGCGATTTTAGCGGCGGTGATGAGCACGGCCAGTTCACAACTGCTTGTAAGCTCTTCTACCATTGCTGAAGACTTCTATGCGACGATTTTCAATAAAGATGCTCCGCAAAAATTAGTGATGGTTATTTCTAGGCTTTCGGTTTTAGGAGTGGCTTGCATCGCTTTTTTCATTTCAACGGATAGAAACGCCAGTATTCTCAGCATCGTGAGTTACGCATGGGCTGGCTTTGGCGCGAGCTTTGGCTCTGTGATTTTATTCTCGCTTTTTTGGTCAAGAATGACGCGCATTGGCGCGATTGCTGGCATGCTCTCTGGGGCTAGCACGGTGATTTTATACGATAAATTTGGCAAAAGCTTTTTGGATATTTATGAAATCGTTCCGGGCTTTATTGTAGCGAGCATAGCCATTGTTGTGTTTAGTTTGTTTTCTAGCGTGCGAGCAGGCACTAAAGAGGCTTTTGAAACCATGCTTAAAGAAATTGAGAGCTTGAGACATTAA
- a CDS encoding bifunctional proline dehydrogenase/L-glutamate gamma-semialdehyde dehydrogenase: protein MQKIIEDSLELAKKLQDSISNHLSEQEKAFHSKMQKLLNNPENKVMLIELMDRSFRCLDNKARFEMIEHVLDKYKSREIFSPFEKLLLMGFLSFGKMLPDMSVPFFVNKIRSDTKAMVLDQEESRLKERILKRKNEKIILNVNFIGEEVLGEEEASARFEKYSQALKSNYIQYISIKITTIFSQINILDFEYSKKEIVKRLDALYALALEEEKKQGMPKFINLDMEEFRDLELTVESFMESIAKFDLNAGIVLQAYIPDSYEYLKKLHAFSKERVLKGLKPIKIRFVKGANMESEETIASMKDWALPTFSNKQDTDSNYNKMLDFVLEGDNYKYIHIGAASHNIFEIAYIYTRIHAINDPVVLEHFSFEMLEGMSLQASQELKEMHKLILYAPVCDEAHFNNAIAYLVRRLDENTSSDNFMKAFFNLKVGTSEWKDQEQRFLNSLKGIATLDNATHRTQDRNAKQTGHTTYPNHSFKNESDTDFILKANREWAKKVRDKMHNAPILELYPEIDGRFEDPNLTPLEVFDKIHHKKIASVHLADKEAILKALEVAKSDKSHFSQKSFTEIHALLSQTAQLFRERRGDLIGISALEVGKTFAETDAEVSEAIDFLEFYPYSLRVLQEQNPKTQFTPKGVGVVIAPWNFPVGISVGTIAAPLAAGNRVIYKPSSLSSVTGYKLCECFWDAGVPRDALIYLPSKGSDISEHLLKDESIQFAILTGGEDTAYKMLEANPTLALSAETGGKNATIVSKMADRDQAIKNVIHSAFSNSGQKCSATSLLVLEKEVYEDENFKKTLIDATLSLSVGDPFDFKNKIGALADKPNKKVIKAIDELKSYENYEIPVSFVNDNPYLMKPSIKYGTKKGDFTHQTELFTPILSVMKAQDLDEAIDIVNSTGYGLTSALESLDEREWEYYLERIEAGNIYINKPTTGAIVLRQPFGGVKKSAVGFGRKVGIFNYITQFVNTHQEEEDENALKNPLSEVLEGLTQKGYDEHTHELKRAIFMAKSYAYHYKHEFSQAKDYVKIRGEDNLFSYTKVKSVGYRITEKDTLSDMLGVALACLIPQIPLTLSIENERANKDLPFFLECLKALRANAPIVYESLQKFSEKLNAFNRVRYLKSDLDLLHEQASALGIVLATAKPCLNGRFELLYYHLERSVSISYHRYGNLGSRVLRQPTCHKSCCAEK, encoded by the coding sequence AGCGATGGTCTTGGATCAAGAAGAGAGCCGATTGAAAGAGCGGATTTTAAAAAGAAAGAATGAAAAAATCATTTTGAACGTGAATTTTATTGGCGAAGAGGTTTTAGGCGAAGAAGAAGCTAGTGCGCGTTTTGAAAAATACTCTCAAGCCCTAAAATCCAACTACATCCAATACATTTCCATTAAAATCACGACGATTTTTTCTCAAATCAATATCCTTGATTTTGAATACTCTAAAAAAGAGATTGTCAAACGCTTAGACGCTCTTTACGCCTTAGCTTTAGAAGAAGAAAAAAAGCAAGGCATGCCTAAATTCATCAATTTGGATATGGAGGAATTTAGGGATTTAGAGCTTACGGTGGAGTCTTTTATGGAATCCATCGCTAAATTTGATTTGAACGCTGGTATTGTGCTGCAAGCCTATATCCCTGATTCTTATGAATATTTGAAAAAACTGCATGCTTTTTCTAAAGAAAGGGTTTTAAAAGGGTTGAAGCCCATTAAAATCCGCTTTGTTAAGGGGGCGAACATGGAGAGCGAAGAGACGATCGCTTCTATGAAAGACTGGGCGTTACCCACATTTTCCAATAAGCAAGACACCGACTCTAATTACAATAAAATGCTGGATTTTGTTTTAGAGGGCGATAATTATAAATACATCCATATTGGTGCAGCGAGCCACAATATTTTTGAAATCGCTTACATTTATACGCGCATCCATGCCATTAACGACCCTGTTGTGTTAGAGCATTTTAGCTTTGAAATGCTAGAGGGCATGAGCTTGCAAGCGAGCCAGGAACTAAAAGAGATGCACAAACTCATTCTTTATGCGCCGGTGTGCGATGAAGCGCATTTTAACAATGCGATCGCTTACTTGGTGAGGAGGTTAGACGAAAACACCTCAAGCGATAATTTCATGAAAGCTTTCTTCAACCTCAAAGTAGGCACGAGCGAATGGAAAGACCAAGAGCAACGCTTTTTAAACAGCCTTAAAGGAATCGCCACTTTAGACAACGCTACCCACAGGACCCAAGACAGAAACGCCAAACAAACCGGTCATACCACCTACCCAAACCACTCCTTTAAAAACGAAAGCGATACCGATTTTATTTTAAAAGCCAACCGAGAATGGGCTAAAAAAGTGCGCGATAAAATGCATAACGCTCCTATTTTAGAGCTTTACCCAGAAATAGATGGGAGGTTTGAAGATCCCAATCTAACCCCTTTAGAAGTCTTTGATAAAATCCATCATAAAAAAATCGCTAGCGTGCATTTAGCGGATAAGGAAGCGATTTTAAAAGCTCTAGAAGTGGCTAAAAGCGATAAGAGTCATTTCAGTCAAAAAAGCTTCACAGAAATCCATGCTTTATTGAGTCAAACCGCTCAGCTTTTTAGAGAAAGAAGAGGCGATTTAATAGGGATTTCGGCTTTAGAAGTGGGTAAGACTTTCGCTGAAACGGACGCTGAAGTGAGCGAAGCCATTGACTTTTTGGAGTTTTACCCTTATAGTTTAAGGGTGTTACAAGAGCAGAACCCAAAAACGCAATTCACCCCCAAAGGCGTGGGTGTGGTCATTGCCCCATGGAATTTCCCTGTGGGCATTTCTGTAGGCACTATCGCTGCCCCCCTAGCCGCTGGCAATCGGGTGATTTACAAGCCCTCAAGTTTGTCTAGCGTAACCGGCTATAAGCTTTGTGAGTGCTTTTGGGATGCGGGCGTGCCAAGAGATGCGCTCATTTACCTGCCCTCTAAAGGGAGCGATATTAGCGAACACCTTTTAAAAGATGAAAGCATCCAGTTTGCCATTTTAACCGGGGGCGAAGACACCGCTTACAAAATGTTAGAAGCTAACCCCACTCTAGCCTTGAGCGCTGAAACGGGCGGTAAAAACGCCACCATTGTGAGCAAAATGGCAGACAGAGATCAAGCGATTAAGAATGTTATCCATTCAGCTTTTAGCAATTCGGGGCAAAAATGCTCTGCCACTTCGCTTTTAGTGTTGGAAAAAGAAGTCTATGAAGATGAGAACTTTAAAAAGACTCTAATAGATGCGACTCTAAGCCTTAGCGTGGGCGATCCTTTTGATTTCAAAAACAAAATCGGCGCTCTAGCGGACAAGCCTAATAAAAAGGTCATCAAAGCCATAGATGAATTGAAAAGCTATGAAAATTACGAAATCCCGGTAAGCTTTGTCAATGATAACCCCTATTTGATGAAGCCAAGCATCAAATACGGCACTAAAAAAGGCGATTTCACGCACCAAACTGAGCTTTTTACGCCCATTTTATCCGTGATGAAAGCGCAAGATTTAGACGAAGCGATAGACATAGTCAATTCTACCGGTTACGGGCTGACGAGCGCGTTAGAGTCTTTGGACGAAAGGGAGTGGGAATATTATTTAGAACGCATTGAAGCCGGTAATATCTATATCAACAAACCCACCACAGGAGCGATTGTCTTGCGCCAGCCTTTTGGGGGGGTTAAAAAATCCGCTGTGGGGTTTGGGAGAAAAGTAGGCATTTTTAACTATATCACGCAATTTGTGAATACCCACCAAGAAGAAGAAGATGAAAACGCCCTGAAAAACCCCTTAAGCGAAGTTTTAGAGGGCTTGACTCAAAAAGGCTATGATGAACACACGCATGAGTTGAAGCGCGCGATTTTTATGGCAAAGAGTTACGCTTATCATTACAAGCATGAATTCAGCCAAGCTAAAGACTATGTCAAAATCAGAGGCGAAGACAACCTTTTTTCCTACACCAAAGTTAAAAGCGTGGGCTATCGCATCACCGAAAAAGACACCTTAAGCGATATGTTAGGCGTTGCTTTGGCATGTTTAATTCCTCAAATCCCTTTAACGCTCAGCATAGAAAACGAACGAGCGAACAAAGATTTACCATTTTTCTTAGAATGCTTAAAAGCGCTCCGAGCAAACGCCCCCATTGTTTATGAAAGCTTGCAAAAATTTAGCGAGAAACTGAACGCTTTCAATCGTGTCCGTTATTTAAAAAGCGATTTGGATTTATTGCATGAACAAGCAAGCGCCTTAGGGATTGTTTTAGCCACGGCTAAACCCTGCTTGAACGGGCGTTTTGAATTGCTGTATTACCACTTAGAGCGATCGGTTAGCATCTCTTATCATCGTTACGGGAATTTAGGCTCAAGGGTTTTAAGGCAACCAACTTGCCACAAATCATGCTGTGCTGAAAAATAA